GGCGAGGGAGGGCGGCAAGGCCGACGGGACGATCCTGTCGTTCGAGCCGTCGAACACGGAGTACCCCCAGGACAAGCTCAATCTGGCTGACTCGGTCGTGCCCGAGCGGATCCAGGGCAGGGCGCGGGCGATCCAGCAGACGATGGTGCGGTACTCGGAGAAGACCAAGGCGGTGTTCCTGGTGACGCCGCCGCACCTGACCAAGTACGCCCAGATCGTGCTCATCCTCATCAAGCAGCTCGTCGACCTCAACTTCGACAAGAGCTACATGACCAAGAGCAACCAGAAGCCGCTGTACAAGACCCGGTTCATGCTCGACGAGCTCGGCAACCTGTCCAGCGATGGCGAGGGCATTCAGAGCTTCCAAACGATGCTGTCCATCGGGCTGGGCCAGGAGCAGCAGTTCACGCTCATCCTGCAGACTCTCCAGCAGCTGCGCGATGTCTATGGGGACTCCGTGGACAAGATCGTGCAGGGTAACGCGCAGCCGTTCGACGCACTCATCGCTACGCCGGACGGCTGGCAGCGCATGGGTGACACGAAGGTCGGCGATGCGGTGCTGACCCCGTTCGGCACGTCCACTGAGGTCACGGGTGTCTACCCCAAGGGCGTCCGTCCGGTCTACCGCGTCACGACCGCTGACGGTTCCTCGGCCGAGGCGTGCGGCGAGCACTTGTGGACCGTGGAGCGCTGGAAGTCGAGCTTCACCGAGGTCGATGGGCGGACCGTGGGCACCGGTCCCGGCGGCAAGACCTGTGAGCGGGTGCAGGAGACGATTGACACCGACACGCTGCGTGAGCGTATCGAGGCAGGTCAGAAAATCAGCCTGCCGCGTATCACGGCGGTGCCCTACCGGGGCGCTGATCTGCCGATCGACCCGTACGTGCTCGGCGCTGTGCTTGGCGACGGTCATGTGCAGGAGAACGGCGTCGTGAAGTTCACCTCGGCCGATGAGGGGATCGTGGCTGAGATCCGTCGTCGTGGCTACACCGTGGTCGAGGACACTGTGCACGGTGAGCGCAGGGACGGCATCGGGTATCGGATCAACGGCCTGGCTGAGGGTCTGCGCGAGCTGGACCTGGTGGGCAAGCGCTCCTGGGAGAAGTCGATCCCTGAGGTCTACCTGTACTCCTCCCTCGATCAGCGGAAGGATCTGCTGCGCGGTCTGATGGACACCGACGGCACGATTGGCCAGACCGGGGAAATGGAGTTCGTCTCCTCCAGTCCCGAGCTTGCCGGTGGGGTGCAGAGCGTGATCCGTTCTCTCGGTGGCCGCGGGGCGATCAACGTGAAGAACGAGGTCCTCTCCACCTCGCCGAACCAGAGGGAGAAGAAGCGGGCCCGCCCGGCCTACCGGGTGCAGAACATCCGGCTGCCGGAGGTCAACCCGTTCCTGCTGGCGCGCAAGGCCGACCTCTGGAAGGACCGGACGGACACCTCGGGCGACCGGGTCGTATCGGTGGAGTATCTGCGCGATGACGAGGTGCAGTGCATCCGCGTTGCCGATGAGCGCCACCTCTACATCACGGACGATTATCTGCCCACGCACAACACCTCCAACATCATCTTCCTCAAGAGCACGGACGACTCGATGCTCGAGACGCTGGAGAAGATGAGCGGCAAGACCCACCGGGTCTACCGCGACTCCAAGCAGATCACGCAGGACATGAACAAGGTCATCGGTGGCAAGACGCAGGGGGCCGTGTCGTACACGATGAGCACACAAGAGGAGCCGCTCATCAAGTTCAACGACATGTACTTCATCCCCGAGCGCAACAGCATCGTCTTTCGCGCCGGCGACGCGCCGGTGTGGAACCGCAACGAGACGATCCTGCCGATGAGCTGGCGGCTATTCAAGAATACGATCCGCCACGCCGGCCACGACGAGTACACACTGCAGACGATCCCGACTCTGTCGACGGCCGTCGATTTCGACGTCAAGCTCAATCAGCCGGACTTCAAGAAGCTGCTCGACAAGCGGATCGCCCAGGCGATGTGGGCCGGTGAGGCCAAGCAGCAGTACCAGGACGCTTACGGCTATGAGGACATCGAGATCGCCCGGCTCGACCCCGACCTCTACGCCGACGAGGTCATGGAGATTATCCGCGGCCTGGCGGCCAAGGACGAGGGCCTGGGCCCCGATGCGGCGGTGATGATGGACCCGGACGACTACGAAGCCTCGATCATGATCGACGATGATCTGTTCGTCGAGAACGTCGAGTTGGCCGCCGAGGTCCACGACCTCGAGGCCGACGAGTCCAGGCGTGAGGAGCGCATCTACGCCGAGGGGCTGGTGAGCAGGGAGATGCTCGTCCACCGCAACGGTGTGGCCAAGCTCAAGACGCTCGATGTGCCGCTGGCCGAGGCCTACAAGCACGTGATGCTCGAGATGCAGCACGATGACGAGCACTTCTCGGTTGGCGGTGACGGTGAGCTGCGCAGCGCCGACGGGTCGGTGGTCTACATTTCGCCGATGCGCTCGGCGACGTACTCCGAGGCGGCCCAGCGGATCAACGGTCATCTCGATGACGAGGACTCCAGGGCCTTCGCTGAGCAGGAGCTGACCGAGGAAGACCTGCGCAGCCTGGCGACGGTGAAGATTCACGCGGCCTTCTACCAGTACCTCGCTTCACTGGAGTCGTGGGAAGTGCTCGCCGACGGGGCGTTCGACCGGGCCATGGCCGTCGAGATGCGCCAGGAGACCCATCCGGCGTAGCGCGGTGTCGATAAGGGGGCGCTCCCGGGCTGGACGCGGCCGGGGGCGTTCGGTCGTCTCTGGGGCTTACAGGAATCGGCGATCAATGATGACTGACATGTCTATTCAAATCAGCCACTTATGATTGTCAATGGTTAGTCGAATGGACTATACATGACCATGTAACCCGTAGCCCCAGAGGAGGCAGAGACATGAAGTCCGCGCACGGCCTGCGGAGGTACTTCTACGAATTCGTCTTCCACCAGGCCATCGACCACGCCCGCGAGCAGACGTCGGAGATCGTGCCGATCTCCCAGGCCAGAGCCATCCGGTCCCGGGTCGACGGAATCCTCGCCGGGCTCCCGGGGATCCCCGAGGCAGAGGGCCTGCCAGCGACGGCCCAGCGCCTGGCCCATCCCAAGCTGGGCATCCGGGACTGCCTGAGCGCCATCGATCAGGCACTGAGCGAGTCGGTGCGCGACTACGAGCCCCAGTTCGGCGACCACTCCGCTGCCGACGAGCGCTACCGAGCGCTGCAACGGGACTTCAGCCGGGCCACCGGCGTCGGCGGCGAGACGAACCCGAAGTCGGCGCGGCTACCGATCAGCCCCTACGACCCCGAGTGGGCCGAGCGGGCGACGATCAAGCGTGGGGGCACCGCGCTGTCCTACCTGCCCGACGAGGCCGTGACGAAGATGACCGGCGGCAAGGTCGACCGAGTCGCGGCCCCACAGCACGGCAACGCGATGCTGTGGCGCATCGACGACGGCAAGGCCGTCGAGGCCGGTCGGGCGATGACCTACGACGACGCCTCAGGGCTGACCGCCCTCATGGACAAGATGAGCGAGGCCGAGTACAACCAGGTCCGCGGCTGGGTCCTCGACGGCGGACGGGATCCGCACACCGGGCGCATCGACCGCAACCGCTTCATGTCCCAGGCCGCCATGGCCCGCTCCGTGGCCGTGCTCGACGAGCTCAAGGCCCAGGGCACCGCCTACGAGGTCGTCCGCGACATCAACCCCGGCCAGATCAAGGCCGTCCTGGCGGACACGGGCCTGGAGATCCGCCTCACCGAATCCCGAGAATCCGAGGACTTCGCCGGGGCCCGCATCTACGACAACGGCCTGGTCTCGCGCTACAGCACCAACCACTGGGTCAACGGCGGCGTGGCCCTGCACTCGGCCAGCCCCGACGATGCCGTCGCCCTACTGCGCTTCGCCCAGGGGCAGGCCGTCGGGCGCAAAGACATCCCGGGAGCAACTGCCGGGGTGCTGGGCGCCACGTACACGGAGTCGAGCCGCTCGGGCCCCGTCGAGGTCCCCGATGCCTACTACACCGACAAGGAGTCGATGTTCGTCGTCGACAACTACGCGCGCGGCCCGGGCTCGAAGGTCCTGCTGCGGCGGGAGAACACCTCGCGGACACTGCCGACCTACTTCGTCGACACCGAGGCGGCCGAGGCCTACGGCCGGGCGGCTGTGGAGTCGGCGCGGGTGAACCTGCAGTCGGCCCTGGACGTCGAGGGCATCATCCACTCGTTCCACGCCCAGCGCTCCCAAGGTCTCAACCTCATCGAGTTCGAACCCCCGGAGTACTCAGCCGACGCCGAGGTCGCCGCGATCCAGCGCTCCTACTGGGACGTGCTCACCGGCGAACAGACCTCGCTTCTGCGACCGGGTGCGACCGAGGAGATGTACGCCGACAGGCTCGAAGCCATTGGCGAGTCCGCCGAAGCTGGCCTGGGCAACCTCGTCTACGGTGGCTCGCCCGAGGAGATCATCCGCGACCACGCGGCCGACGTGCCCTTCGAACTCATCGGCACCTGGGAGGCCGAGACCCACCAGATCGACGGCGAGTGGGTCGACCAGCGCTTCGACCCGAGCCGAGTGGCCAAGTACATGACCAGCTCGGCCGGCCAGTGGTCCAACCTCGACAACCTCGCCGCGGCGCTGCGCCGGGCCGAGATCGATCCAGCCGAGATGATGGGCACCGGCTTCCAGACCACACGGTTCAAAGACCGGATGGTCCGTTTCAACGCCGAGACGGCCGTGCCGATCGAGGCTCACCCATCGGAGTTCATCCAGCGCGTCGGCACGACCGTCCACGACTCGCTGGCCCGCTCGGGCACCGCGCCCGGCCCGATCCTCATCGACGACAAGGGCGTGATCTCCTACACCGCCGAGAAGCAGCGCCGCAGCGGGTCACGGGTACAGGTCTCGGGCCAGATCGGGCAGGTCTTCGACGTCGGCGACCACGGCGAGATCGTCACGCAGTTCGCCTCCGGCGAGAACGCGCTCATCGTGCCTGGCTACCAGGCGCGAATTCGGGCCCCGACGCCAGGGCAGCGGCCGACCTCGGTCGAGGAGCGCACGGTGCTGCGCGGCTACGAACAGCTCGTCCACGAGCGCATCGCCCACCAGATCGCCGGCGACCTCGTGGCCACCCGCAGCGAGGTCGGCGAGCCAGCGAGTCTCAACGGTGTCTACTCACAGCTCTACGGCACCAAGTACCCAACCGACTTCATCGAGCGGGCCACCGAGCTGAGCATCGACCCCGCCACTGGCGAGGTCAGCTCCCGCGTGGACCCGTGGATCGAGACAATCCTGGCGACCGAGACGAAACGGATCCGCTACAGCAACGAGGTCAAGGCCGGCTCGACCATCTACGCCGAGTACCGGGCCGGGCGGGACCGCACCGACCCGGCCGACGACAACCACTTCGACGCCTGGACACTCACCGGCGGGCGGAACATGACGGTGCTCACTGGCACCGGCGCTAACCGCGTCCCCGCGCCAAAGGGCTACTTCGACCCCGTGATGACCGGCGGGGCGACCAACCAGGGCATCGTCCGCTACCTCACGACCGACGCTGAGGTCTCCCCCGACGGCTCGATCGTACCCGGCGACCCAGAAACCCTCACCGGTGCCCGCGCCCCACTCATGACCCGGCCCGAGCTGGAGACTCTGAGATACGACCCCTTCGACCGCCAGCAGATGACGGCCTCGACGATCATGCAGTCGTCAAAGGTGACCGAGCCTGCGGGCACGGCGATGATGACCTTCGGCGGCTGGACGGCCGACGACCCGATCGTCGTGTCCCAGGAGTTCGCCGCGGCCCACCAGATCCGCGGTGCCAAAGGCCAGCTGCGCCCCCTCGTCGTCGGCGACAAACTCTCCGACCTGCACGGCAACAAGGGCGTAGTCTCGCTCGTCGTCGATCGGTCGATGAGTATCGAGGACGCCGAGTCACAGGGCATCGCCGAGGAGGTCGCCTGGTTCCGCGAGAACCCGCAGATGGACGTGGTGATGAGCCCGTTCTCGCTAATCTCGCGCCGCAACGCAGGATCGGCCCGAGAGCTCATGGCCGGCGACCTCGAGACGCTGAAGGCTCCGGCGATGCGCGGGAAAGAGCTCAGCGAGTTCTCGAGCGTTGCGGCCGAGGCT
This DNA window, taken from Nocardiopsis exhalans, encodes the following:
- a CDS encoding type IV secretory system conjugative DNA transfer family protein; protein product: MGLKALRAKRPTASTWEKIRARRPDETLSNRDVHGDQQLDRSTLGTRRSRTPGFIGAAITGTAVFALAWLVYSILTTLFIGISGALGGFSTGVPAEQPYYVKTQVSEGGKSVTCYKQTDETGSPSPGGKCYGSAEEVPKPDWYQGEYETRGTDEPATTTIRAQLATVTGFKLFITVGTGLAVALVISTLVTRRVSAENLMHDTDDINQHQNDQHIALPEEIMEKFDYFPDTGAHSAVQVSSVISHTMLKKKGLGTVDLVERAEDDIIDEDGEILYYAGDPLEDTDGNVKTRTVPLIDEDFGKALFEASGVPDVKGSDGKPLRKRFDTTVIPYNPDGKAREKLGKYKTVADLIMDDWTFPDYEVQRPAGAYIVDTAPVNTMVLAITRGGKGQTIIEPTLDMWSREKRPSNMIINDPKGELLVKNYVPFVMRGFEPVQFNLINPVKTNIYNPLGMAADAAREGDSTKCAQYVENIGDVFFPVSGGEDPVWPKAAGNSFKRAAYGLIDVYMEEERELREYAVVTDMPPEVLEQRLDEMWGKVTLYNCYQMFVQLTSKKMKNPEAELEKRVKKGEFDNDEEGLQAEQRRVEAQSPLWEGKPEQDMLTLYFNATAALPTNTVRTLIGNADNALRAMAGAEKMIASVYGIALTAMSFFSDPTISRLTSGRPSQTTDFGSLSFPRRMGVRFSQNYLKRDNLMREMLAKWSAYSDPMFSESLGKDFDHQDVVTPEGWARYYFEGKFPTDEAWVKLELVDAEKQMLVRTFYFHFKKSYQLSLNGRHFVKEQVTGEKIVKDGVIRELRPAREGGKADGTILSFEPSNTEYPQDKLNLADSVVPERIQGRARAIQQTMVRYSEKTKAVFLVTPPHLTKYAQIVLILIKQLVDLNFDKSYMTKSNQKPLYKTRFMLDELGNLSSDGEGIQSFQTMLSIGLGQEQQFTLILQTLQQLRDVYGDSVDKIVQGNAQPFDALIATPDGWQRMGDTKVGDAVLTPFGTSTEVTGVYPKGVRPVYRVTTADGSSAEACGEHLWTVERWKSSFTEVDGRTVGTGPGGKTCERVQETIDTDTLRERIEAGQKISLPRITAVPYRGADLPIDPYVLGAVLGDGHVQENGVVKFTSADEGIVAEIRRRGYTVVEDTVHGERRDGIGYRINGLAEGLRELDLVGKRSWEKSIPEVYLYSSLDQRKDLLRGLMDTDGTIGQTGEMEFVSSSPELAGGVQSVIRSLGGRGAINVKNEVLSTSPNQREKKRARPAYRVQNIRLPEVNPFLLARKADLWKDRTDTSGDRVVSVEYLRDDEVQCIRVADERHLYITDDYLPTHNTSNIIFLKSTDDSMLETLEKMSGKTHRVYRDSKQITQDMNKVIGGKTQGAVSYTMSTQEEPLIKFNDMYFIPERNSIVFRAGDAPVWNRNETILPMSWRLFKNTIRHAGHDEYTLQTIPTLSTAVDFDVKLNQPDFKKLLDKRIAQAMWAGEAKQQYQDAYGYEDIEIARLDPDLYADEVMEIIRGLAAKDEGLGPDAAVMMDPDDYEASIMIDDDLFVENVELAAEVHDLEADESRREERIYAEGLVSREMLVHRNGVAKLKTLDVPLAEAYKHVMLEMQHDDEHFSVGGDGELRSADGSVVYISPMRSATYSEAAQRINGHLDDEDSRAFAEQELTEEDLRSLATVKIHAAFYQYLASLESWEVLADGAFDRAMAVEMRQETHPA